The Synechocystis sp. PCC 6714 genome includes the window AATGAGACTATCTGCCCTGGCAATGCCTTGCCCAGCAATGTCAAAAGCAGTGCCGTGGTCAGGGGAAGTGCGGACAAAGGGCAAACCGATGGTGGTGTTAATGGCTTGATCAAAAGCCAGCAGTTTGACGGGAATTAAGCCTTGGTCATGGTACAAAGCCAGGTAAGCATGGGGGACTTTAGCTTGACCATCGGTTAACCAAGCCCTGCCCGGGCCGACCCACATGGTATCCGGGGGAATGGGGCCAACTAGTTCGGCCTGGGGATATTTTTGCCGAGCCTGCTCCAACCAAGGAATTAACCATTCCTGCTCTTCGTTGCCTAATTTTCCTTCTTCGCCACTGTGGGGATTCAAGCCGGCGATCGCCACGGAGGGTTCGTCAATGCCAAAATCCTGAGCTAGACAACTGAGCAATAAATCTAGTTTGTTGTCCATTAACTCTGGGGTTAATGCTTGGGGGACATCTTTCAAAGGAATATGGGTCGTGGCTAGCAACGTGCGTAAAGTCCAACCAGTAAAGGGCGATCGCCCTACAAACATCATGGCAAAGCGTTCCACCCCAGCCCGATGGGCCAAAACTTCCGTTTGCCCTGGATAATTATGGCCAGCGGCCTGCCAAGCAGATTTGGCGATCGGGGCAGTGACAATGGCATCAAATTCCCCCGCCAAAGTTCTGGTAATAGCTTCATCTAAATAAGCAAAACTAATGGCGCCACTAACGGCATCTCCCCGACCAACGTTTATTTTTCCCACATTGGACAGATCCACTTCTAGCAAATTAATTTTTTCCGGATCTGCTAGGTTTAAGCCCGAATTTTGGCCCAACAGTTGCTCGTAGGTTTGGGCCAACGGCGATCGGGAACCAATTACCGTTAACTGACAAATTTTCGCCAACCCGTCTCCAGCCAAAGCTTTGAGTACCACTTCGGGGCCAATTCCCGCTGGATCTCCCAGGGTCAAAATTAAACGGGGTAAACTCATACAATCCATACTCAATCGGGTTTAACGGTAGATTCCTATGGGATAATGAACCACCGACAACAAAGACTTTTTCATCTCCTATTATTCATCCCCCCATTGAGGAATTAACTATGACCGCTGAAAGCATGTTGGCCAATGGCGCTTTTATCATGATTGGCTTGACCTTGTTAGGATTAGCCTGGGGCTTCGTGATCATCAAGCTCCAAGGTAGCGAAGAATAGAAATCCGTCGGCCAAGGCGGTTTAATCCCTCCTGGTTCGGGAAAAATTGTTGAAGTTATGCCAGGGTGATTGACTGCCCATTGTGCCATTGCCTAGTGTGAATTTTACTTATCAGTGCCAAGCCCGGTGTTCCCATAGCCAAGTCCGGGCTGGAATTTTTCAGACTCCCCATGGGCCGGTGGAAACTCCCCGTTTTATGCCCGTGGGCACCCTTGCTACGGTTAAAGGCATTACCCCCGCCCAGCTGGCTGACACCCAAGCCCAAATGGTGCTGGCCAACACCTACCATTTGCATTTGCAACCGGGGGAAAAGATCATTGCGGCCGCTGGGGGAGTACACAAATTTATGGGCTGGCCAGGCCCCATGTTGACGGATTCCGGTGGATTCCAGGTTTTTAGTCTCAGTCAATTACGCACCATTGATGAAAGGGGAGTGACATTTCGATCGCCGAGGGATGGCCGCTTGATTGACATGACCCCGGAGAATTCCATCCGCATCCAGAATGCTTTGGGAGCAGACGTAATCATGGCGTTTGATGAATGCCCCCCTGGCCAGGGCGATCGCCCCATGGTGGAACGGGCCACAGCCCGCACCTACCGCTGGCTAGAAAGGTGTATTGAAGCCCATCAAAGACCCCAGGATCAAGCCCTGTTTGCCATTGTCCAGGGAGGGACCTTTTTAGATTTGCGTTCCCAAGCAGTGGAAAAATTACTTGCTTTGGATTTACCGGGTTACGCCATTGGCGGAGTGAGCGTTGGGGAAGCACCAGCACTGATTGATAAAGTAGTGCAACACACTGCCCCATTATTACCAGCGCATAAACCTCGCTATCTGATGGGTGTGGGCACCTACCGGGAAATGGCCAGGGCAATTTTTGCTGGCATTGATTTATTCGATTGTGTTATTCCCACCCGTTTTGGTCGCCATGGGACAGCCCTAGTACAGGGAGAACGATGGAATTTAAAAAACGCCACTTTCCGCGAAGATCATCGCCCCTTGGATGAAAACTGCCCTTGCTACACTTGTCAAACTTTTTCCCGCGCTTACCTAAACCATTTGATACGCTCCAGGGAAATGTTGGGCTACATTCTGCTTTCTTTGCACAATATTACGGAATTAATCCGCTTCACCCAAAGCATCCGCCAAGCAATTTTAAATGATACGTTCACCCAAGATTTTGCCCATTGGCTAACTCCACCAGGGCAACTTGAGGAAAAATCTGGACAATTACCGATCTTTTGTGGAGACCCATAGAAAGCCATGATTCTATGGTTAAAAAAACAATATCAAAGCAAAAGGGTTGAATTTATTGTTGAAAGATAATCAATTTACCTGCAACTTATTGTTATTTCTTGTTCCATCAAGGTAGGGATTTTTTTGTCTTTTACCAAGCCTCGGGCTTGAAATTTGCCGCCGCTCAACTCCGTTAGAGGGTCTTGTTACCCCTGCACACATGTTTGCAAGCATTGGTCAGCGTTAACATTGCCTCCATTCTCCATTGCTGTAACTGTTCTGGAGCTACCCTGGCGATCGCCATCTAAATTTCCTTGAATTTCCTTGGTCTACCCAAACTGGGGGCAACCCCGTCTCAAAACTTAATATCAAGGAAGAAAATATCCTTTAGAATTTTGGCCAACTGCCGCTTTGACCGCCGGTCAAGGTTTCCCCGTACACAACAGAGGATTCTTCAAATTATGGAAAGAGACTTACCCAAATATCGCATGGTCTGTACCCTATCCTTTGGGGATATTTATGGCCAAATTATTGTCTGGCTGATCGTCATTTTCCTCTCCTTGGCTTCGGCCCTAGCCCTAGCTAGCAGTACCAGGCCGGTTTATGCCCTAGCCACAGTGGGTTTGGTGCTGGTGCTTTCGTTGCCGTTTTTGCTGTTCAGCTTTGTCACCACCCTATTTAACCATTTGGATTTTGTTCCGGTGGAGTCGGATTGAAGATCAATTGGTGCCCATGGAATGGGGAAATTAGTCGCGGCCGTGGCTTTTGCGGTTCTGTTTGCTAGAGTTTGAGTGGCAAATCTTGGGACACATTTCATTTGCTCGGTTTGCTCTGCCGATGCTCCCTAGTGATTTGCAAAAACCCTGTCAACATCTGCTATTAGCGACTTTTCCCCTCCCCAGAGATCTATGAATGACCCGATTTTGGCTGTGCGTCAACTGGAAATTGCTTTCCCCGATGCCGACACCAAGGAAAAACTATTGGCGGTCAAAGGCATTGATTTTGTTTTGCAAAGGGGGGAAATTCTCGGCATTGTGGGGGAATCGGGCTCCGGCAAATCCGTCACTTCCTTGGGCATCATAGGTTTGGTGCCGAAACCGGGTTGGGTGGAATCCAGCAGTGAAATTGATTTTTTTGCCCAGGCCCAAGGTTCTCCTGTCAATCTAGTTGCTTTACCGGAGGGGGAAAAGCGTCAGTACCGGGGCGGCAAAATTGCCATGATTTTCCAGGAGCCGATGAGTTCCCTCAATCCGGTCTATACCATTG containing:
- the pdxA gene encoding 4-hydroxythreonine-4-phosphate dehydrogenase PdxA, with amino-acid sequence MDCMSLPRLILTLGDPAGIGPEVVLKALAGDGLAKICQLTVIGSRSPLAQTYEQLLGQNSGLNLADPEKINLLEVDLSNVGKINVGRGDAVSGAISFAYLDEAITRTLAGEFDAIVTAPIAKSAWQAAGHNYPGQTEVLAHRAGVERFAMMFVGRSPFTGWTLRTLLATTHIPLKDVPQALTPELMDNKLDLLLSCLAQDFGIDEPSVAIAGLNPHSGEEGKLGNEEQEWLIPWLEQARQKYPQAELVGPIPPDTMWVGPGRAWLTDGQAKVPHAYLALYHDQGLIPVKLLAFDQAINTTIGLPFVRTSPDHGTAFDIAGQGIARADSLIAAIKLAVELVEQRCRPLAGNRASSSEINQIR
- a CDS encoding PetM family cytochrome b6-f complex subunit 7 — its product is MTAESMLANGAFIMIGLTLLGLAWGFVIIKLQGSEE
- the tgt gene encoding tRNA guanosine(34) transglycosylase Tgt, with translation MPLPSVNFTYQCQARCSHSQVRAGIFQTPHGPVETPRFMPVGTLATVKGITPAQLADTQAQMVLANTYHLHLQPGEKIIAAAGGVHKFMGWPGPMLTDSGGFQVFSLSQLRTIDERGVTFRSPRDGRLIDMTPENSIRIQNALGADVIMAFDECPPGQGDRPMVERATARTYRWLERCIEAHQRPQDQALFAIVQGGTFLDLRSQAVEKLLALDLPGYAIGGVSVGEAPALIDKVVQHTAPLLPAHKPRYLMGVGTYREMARAIFAGIDLFDCVIPTRFGRHGTALVQGERWNLKNATFREDHRPLDENCPCYTCQTFSRAYLNHLIRSREMLGYILLSLHNITELIRFTQSIRQAILNDTFTQDFAHWLTPPGQLEEKSGQLPIFCGDP